The Garra rufa chromosome 18, GarRuf1.0, whole genome shotgun sequence genome window below encodes:
- the nr4a1 gene encoding nuclear receptor subfamily 4immunitygroup A member 1, translating to MTCVQSQHGVQTYESPLFSSEFLNPDFTSRLAMDLTDQRDQLSAPSLPSITSLVGGYVGEFDTYSCQIATGPASTCPGGPSGQDSFKLDDLQVYGCYPGTFALSYLDETLSSSGGSNCFGSPASAPSPSTPGFQPMSAWDNNFGPCSPDEGCWASEKPLNQADSFFTFGHDELSPLGQLQPQLPDQDPFSQSQQHGSPLPFSPLNLEQGSRDGSGLMDGHLSPKVRSPTGNEGRCAVCGDNASCQHYGVRTCEGCKGFFKRTVQKNAKYVCLANKDCPVDKRRRNRCQFCRFQKCLAVGMVKEVVRTDSLKGRRGRLPSKPKVVQDSLSVTSPVNIIASLVTAHIDSNPASGNLDYSKYQESVSGLSEKEDANDIQQFYDLLTGSMDVIRKWAGNIPGFNAFCKEDQELLLESAFVELFILRLAYRSNPETDKLIFCNGVVLHRTQCVRSFGDWIDSIMEFSQSLHRLNLDVSSFSCLATLVIITDRHGLKEPKRIEDLQNRLVTCLRDHVSTSTPEATRPNYLSRLLGKLPELRTLCTQGLQRIFYLKLEDLVPPPPIVDKIFMDTLPF from the exons ATGACCTGTGTTCAAAGTCAACATGGAGTCCAGACCTATGAGAGCCCCCTCTTCAGCTCAGAGTTTTTGAATCCTGACTTCACCTCCAGGTTGGCCATGGATCTGACTGACCAGCGGGACCAGCTCTCCGCACCCTCCCTTCCCAGCATCACCTCTCTGGTTGGAGGCTACGTTGGGGAGTTTGACACCTACTCGTGCCAGATCGCCACAGGCCCTGCTTCTACCTGTCCAGGCGGCCCTTCCGGGCAAGACTCGTTCAAGCTGGACGACCTTCAGGTGTATGGCTGCTACCCAGGCACATTCGCTTTAAGTTACCTAGATGAGACATTGTCCTCTTCAGGTGGGTCAAACTGCTTTGGAAGTCCAGCATCTGCGCCATCTCCCTCAACCCCGGGATTCCAGCCTATGTCTGCCTGGGACAACAACTTCGGTCCCTGCTCCCCCGATGAGGGCTGCTGGGCTTCAGAGAAGCCTCTGAACCAGGCTGACTCTTTCTTCACATTTGGGCATGACGAGCTTTCCCCTTTGGGACAGCTGCAGCCACAACTCCCAGATCAGGATCCCTTTTCTCAGTCCCAGCAGCACGGTTCTCCACTTCCCTTCAGCCCACTCAACCTGGAACAGGGCAGCCGGGATGGCTCAGGACTAATGGACGGACACCTGTCTCCTAAAGTAAGGAGCCCCACAGGAAACGAAGGACGCTGTGCAGTGTGTGGAGACAACGCCTCCTGTCAGCATTACGGGGTGCGCACTTGTGAGGGATGCAAAGGCTTTTTCAAG CGCACAGTACAGAAAAACGCCAAATATGTTTGCCTCGCCAACAAAGATTGTCCAGTGGACAAAAGGCGGCGAAACAGATGTCAGTTCTGCCGCTTCCAAAAGTGCCTAGCTGTGGGAATGGTGAAAGAAG TTGTGAGAACAGACAGCCTGAAAGGTAGAAGAGGTCGTCTGCCATCCAAGCCAAAAGTTGTTCAGGACTCACTGTCTGTCACTTCACCTGTGAACATCATCGCCTCTCTGGTCACTGCCCATATCGACTCAAACCCTGCCAGTGGAAATCTAGACTATTCAAAG TATCAGGAATCAGTATCCGGATTGTCTGAGAAGGAGGACGCCAACGACATACAGCAGTTCTACGACTTGCTAACAGGGTCAATGGATGTGATCAGAAAGTGGGCTGGAAACATCCCAGGATTCAATGCCTTCTGTAAGGAGGACCAAGAGCTTCTGCTTGAGTCAGCATTTGTGGAGCTCTTCATACTTCGGCTAGCTTACAG GTCAAACCCTGAAACAGACAAGCTTATTTTCTGCAACGGTGTGGTTTTGCACCGGACGCAGTGCGTACGAAGCTTCGGCGACTGGATTGACTCCATCATGGAGTTTTCTCAGAGTTTACACCGCTTGAATTTGGACGTATCGTCTTTCTCTTGTCTTGCCACACTGGTCATAATCAcag ATCGACATGGCTTGAAAGAACCTAAACGGATCGAAGATCTCCAAAACCGCCTGGTCACGTGTCTCAGAGACCACGTCTCCACAAGCACCCCTGAGGCCACCCGGCCCAACTACCTGTCCCGACTCCTGGGCAAACTTCCGGAGCTGAGAACACTGTGCACCCAGGGCCTCCAGCGGATCTTCTATCTTAAACTGgaagacttggtcccacctccaCCCATTGTGGATAAAATCTTCATGGACACGTTGCCATTCTGA